One genomic region from Nymphaea colorata isolate Beijing-Zhang1983 chromosome 12, ASM883128v2, whole genome shotgun sequence encodes:
- the LOC116265372 gene encoding retrovirus-related Pol polyprotein from transposon RE2 isoform X1 encodes MALSKPTPYQWHLRLGHPSLSKLRGVLPNISMSESFQCEACQLGKHTRSSFPSSSSSSSHAVFDLIHVDVWGPSRVVSRAKFRYYLVIVDDFSCLNWVFLLKERSEVICILQNFIIEIKTQFDSIIKNICTDNACEFKSNTLLQFYIKYGICPQFTCPHTSQQNGIAERKHRQLLDMACTLMIHSCVPAQFWGDAILTACYLINRLPSSSIDNQIPIQVLYLDRPLFSLPPKVFGCTCFVHILGPNKDKHGAQSIKCIFIGYPKHQKGYICFDSHTHKQYISADVTFFESRPYFHSTPSLSDRSSSMPLPIPPVPLQFVPYDSFPSASRFHDPPLVYTRRHTPAQDCPPVASQDVSISDVTIPAQDAPDMSLDLPIALRKGKRQCTLHPISQFVSTTGIGVCLQQFVSALSVHSIPSNHQHVLLDPQWQQAMQDEMETLMQRGA; translated from the coding sequence ATGGCTCTATCTAAGCCAACCCCATATCAATGGCATCTCCGACTAGGCCATCCTTCATTATCCAAGCTTCGTGGTGTTCTCCCTAATATTTCTATGTCTGAGTCATTCcagtgtgaggcctgtcaatTGGGCAAACACACTAGAAGTAGTTTTCCTTCTAGCAGTAGTTCGTCGAGTCATGCAGTTTTTGATcttattcatgttgatgtttgggggcctagcCGGGTTGTAAGCCGGGCCAAATTTAGGTATTACCTtgttattgttgatgatttttcttgtCTTAATTGGGTGTTCTTGTTAAAAGAGAGGTCTGaagttatttgtattcttcaaaatttcattattgaaataaagactcagtttgattccattatcaaaaacatttgcactgataatgcttgtgagttcaaatccaataccTTGCTACAGTTTTACATCAAATATGGAATATGTCCTCAATTCACTTGCCCCCAcacttctcaacaaaatggtattgcCGAACGTAAACATCGTCAGCTACTTGACATGGCTTGCACTCTCATGATACATAGTTGTGTTCCGGCGCAATTTTGGGGCGATGCCATACTcactgcatgttacctaattAACCGCCTTCCATCCTCGTCTATTGACAATCAAATTCCCATTCAAGTTCTCTATCTAGATAGACCCCTGTTTTCCCTTCCACCCAAAGTCTTTGGGTGCACttgctttgttcacatccttggtCCTAATAAAGACAAACATGGTGCACAATcaattaaatgtattttcattggttatccaAAACACCAAAAGGGTTATATCTGTTTTGACTCCCACACTCATAAGCAGTacatcagtgcggatgttacattctttgagtcacgTCCTTATTTTCACTCTACTCCATCATTATCCGACAGGTCGTCGTCTATGCCTTTACCTATCCCACCGGTTCCCCTACAGTTTGTTCCTTATGATTCATTTCCAAGTGCCAGCAGATTCCATGATCCCCCACTGGTATACACCCGCCGACACACTCCTGCTCAGGATTGTCCACCAGTTGCTTCTCAGGATGTAAGTATTTCTGATGTTACTATTCCTGCCCAGGATGCTCCTGACATGTCTTTGGACTTACCCATTGCTTTacgcaaaggcaagagacagtgtactCTTCATCCTATATCTCAGTTTGTTTCTACTACTGGTATTGGTGTGTGTCTACAGCAATTTGTGTCAGCATTGTCAGTACATTCTATTCCCTCCAACCACCAACATGTGTTACTGGATCCTCAGTGGCAGCAGGCTATGCAGGATGAAATGGAGACTCTAATGCAAAGGGGCGCATGA